One part of the Dyadobacter sp. 676 genome encodes these proteins:
- the ybeY gene encoding rRNA maturation RNase YbeY — protein sequence MVSFFSEGIDFKVVNPIKTKKWIKNASISEGYELSQLNYIFCSDEYLLEINKQYLDHDYFTDIITFDNSEEDNQLEGDIYISVDRVRENAATFHTDFDTEMRRVLIHGLLHLAGYEDSSEALKTAMRAKEDEYLRLF from the coding sequence ATGGTAAGTTTCTTCTCAGAAGGCATTGATTTTAAGGTAGTTAATCCGATCAAAACAAAGAAGTGGATCAAAAATGCCTCAATTTCAGAAGGTTATGAGTTATCTCAATTGAATTACATATTCTGTTCGGACGAATACCTGCTTGAAATCAATAAACAGTATCTCGACCACGACTATTTCACGGACATTATTACGTTTGACAATAGTGAGGAAGACAACCAATTGGAAGGAGATATTTACATCAGTGTAGACAGGGTACGTGAAAATGCAGCAACGTTCCACACCGATTTTGACACAGAAATGCGCCGTGTGCTCATTCACGGGCTGCTACACCTCGCGGGATACGAAGACTCGAGTGAAGCGCTTAAAACGGCCATGAGGGCTAAGGAAGATGAGTATCTTAGGCTGTTCTAG